From the Leptolyngbya sp. O-77 genome, one window contains:
- a CDS encoding RibD family protein: MSLDGKIADVERSPARFGSARDKAHLEARLAEADGFLFGATTLRAYGTTLPITHPDLLQRRQAEGRSPQPVHIVCSRTAEFEAHLKFFKQPVPRWLLTTAAGADRWRAGPEFAQVFALPETPTGLDWAIALPLLFQLGIHRLVLGGGGELVAALLAADAIDDLWITVCPLLLGGRTAPTPVGGPGWLETAAPRLQLLSVEAIAQEVFLHYRLHRAKD, encoded by the coding sequence ATGAGTCTGGATGGCAAGATCGCAGACGTGGAGCGATCGCCCGCCCGATTTGGCTCTGCCCGCGATAAAGCCCATCTGGAAGCCCGCTTGGCTGAGGCAGACGGCTTTTTGTTTGGCGCAACAACGCTGCGGGCCTACGGTACAACGCTGCCCATCACCCATCCCGACCTGCTCCAACGGCGACAGGCAGAGGGGCGATCGCCCCAGCCCGTCCATATCGTCTGCTCTCGCACTGCCGAGTTCGAGGCGCATCTCAAGTTCTTCAAGCAGCCCGTGCCCCGCTGGCTGCTGACCACTGCTGCTGGGGCCGACCGCTGGCGGGCGGGGCCTGAATTTGCCCAGGTGTTTGCCCTGCCAGAAACCCCGACCGGGCTGGATTGGGCGATCGCCCTGCCGCTGCTGTTCCAGTTGGGCATTCACCGTCTGGTGTTGGGCGGTGGGGGCGAACTGGTGGCCGCGCTGCTTGCTGCCGATGCAATAGACGACCTCTGGATTACCGTCTGTCCGCTGCTGCTGGGCGGCCGCACCGCCCCGACCCCCGTCGGCGGCCCCGGCTGGCTAGAAACTGCCGCCCCCCGCCTGCAACTGCTCTCTGTGGAGGCGATCGCCCAAGAAGTTTTTCTGCACTATCGCCTGCATCGAGCGAAAGATTGA
- a CDS encoding sensor histidine kinase: MPGGQPSFRRLLLMRILLLSIPILLLGVAVTFRKARTSLLETARQNLTESAIRKGSLIRSSIHSLQTSLAIASQTESLRSGDMAQSQLFLEELLPQLPGAQCLQLTDLYTYQVVASTCGNAPIKSLDGHPWRYQPDPSAANPFQESVLDTQPRQRVRQDPLNSQLDLVISTPVYTSDGRPRYGLTVQTVLRQIEVAKPWSLLGYTTVIDQDGTFLSHPFPEKVGRNIAEEGDRDRFENILENTARGDGAVRHLFNFSGDSTEWLAGFTPVEVAISPTEKRIWTVLAVTRLDYALEGLKSISQILALLTGGLLTAHMLAMLYIARDISLPIEKLGKYARHLDRRDVKARMPKNFQVRELNQLAEVLNSMVSRLEDRANELESAWQEAEAANQLKSEFLATTSHELRTPLNAIIGCIRLVQDGYCDTREEELDLLEQADKAAIHLLKIINDLLDIRGIEQGKLRLFLEVVDLRQILREVLELQAVEIQRKQLRLTAPDLDEQILVRADPARLKQVLLNVVSNAVKFTDAGGITIDIRRNQKSEFSKLVSDGVALNGDGRDLANPNTRPQDWIVISVKDTGIGVDPEQQDKLFSPFVMADGSTTRKFEGTGLGLAISRNLVEQMGGTIDLYSEGLDKGTTVEITLPVVDDSQTSTFDPETKADSAERIKVNS, translated from the coding sequence ATGCCTGGTGGTCAGCCCTCCTTCCGCCGCTTGCTGCTGATGCGAATCTTGCTGCTTAGCATTCCCATCTTGCTGTTGGGGGTGGCAGTGACATTTCGCAAGGCCCGCACCAGCCTCCTCGAAACAGCGCGGCAAAACCTGACCGAGAGCGCGATTCGCAAAGGCAGCCTGATTCGCAGCAGCATCCACTCGCTGCAAACCAGTCTGGCGATCGCCAGCCAGACCGAAAGCCTGCGATCTGGGGATATGGCTCAAAGCCAGCTTTTTTTAGAAGAATTGCTACCTCAGCTTCCGGGTGCCCAATGTTTGCAGTTGACAGATCTGTATACTTACCAAGTCGTGGCAAGTACCTGCGGCAACGCCCCAATCAAGTCGCTCGATGGCCACCCCTGGCGCTACCAGCCCGATCCCAGTGCTGCTAATCCATTCCAGGAATCCGTCTTGGACACCCAGCCACGACAGCGCGTGCGCCAAGACCCGCTGAATAGCCAGCTTGATCTGGTCATCAGCACGCCCGTCTACACGAGCGACGGCCGACCGCGCTATGGGCTGACGGTGCAAACGGTGCTGCGACAGATTGAGGTGGCAAAACCCTGGTCGCTGCTAGGCTATACGACGGTGATCGACCAGGACGGGACGTTCCTATCGCACCCGTTTCCTGAAAAGGTGGGGCGCAATATTGCCGAAGAGGGCGATCGCGATCGCTTTGAAAACATCCTGGAAAACACCGCCAGAGGGGATGGCGCAGTGCGCCACTTGTTCAACTTTTCGGGCGACAGCACCGAATGGCTGGCAGGCTTTACACCCGTTGAAGTCGCCATCAGCCCCACTGAAAAACGCATCTGGACGGTGCTGGCCGTTACCCGGCTTGACTACGCGCTAGAGGGGCTAAAGTCCATCAGCCAAATCCTGGCGCTGCTGACGGGTGGGCTGCTCACAGCACACATGCTGGCGATGCTCTACATTGCCCGCGATATCTCTCTGCCCATCGAAAAGCTCGGCAAATACGCCCGCCATCTGGATCGGCGCGATGTTAAAGCTCGAATGCCCAAAAACTTTCAGGTGCGCGAGCTAAACCAACTCGCAGAAGTGCTAAACAGCATGGTCAGCCGCTTGGAAGATCGTGCCAACGAGCTAGAGTCGGCCTGGCAAGAGGCCGAAGCCGCCAACCAGCTCAAGAGCGAGTTTTTGGCGACGACCTCCCACGAACTGCGAACGCCGCTCAACGCCATCATCGGCTGCATTCGGCTAGTGCAAGACGGCTACTGTGACACCCGCGAAGAGGAACTGGATCTGCTGGAGCAGGCTGATAAGGCAGCGATTCACCTGCTCAAAATCATCAACGACCTGCTAGACATTCGCGGCATCGAGCAGGGCAAGCTGCGGCTCTTTCTAGAAGTAGTGGATCTGCGGCAAATCTTGAGGGAAGTGCTGGAGCTACAGGCGGTCGAAATTCAGCGAAAGCAGCTCCGGCTGACGGCTCCTGATCTCGATGAGCAAATTTTGGTGCGGGCTGATCCGGCACGGCTGAAGCAAGTGTTGCTGAACGTGGTGTCCAACGCTGTGAAATTTACTGACGCAGGTGGCATCACAATCGACATCCGCCGCAACCAAAAGTCCGAGTTTAGCAAGCTAGTCAGCGACGGGGTTGCCCTCAACGGAGACGGCAGAGATTTGGCAAACCCCAACACCCGACCCCAAGACTGGATTGTGATTTCGGTCAAAGACACGGGCATTGGCGTAGACCCAGAGCAGCAGGACAAGCTGTTTAGCCCGTTTGTGATGGCGGACGGCTCCACCACCCGCAAGTTTGAGGGGACGGGGCTAGGGCTGGCAATCTCGCGCAACCTAGTGGAGCAGATGGGCGGCACGATTGACCTCTACAGCGAGGGACTGGACAAAGGCACGACCGTCGAAATCACCTTGCCTGTGGTGGATGATTCCCAGACCTCAACCTTTGACCCTGAAACCAAGGCAGACAGCGCAGAGCGCATTAAGGTGAACTCGTAA
- a CDS encoding ROK family protein, with the protein MTATTKPLYTLAVDIGGSGIKVMVLDEAGNPITERDRISTPDPAKPEPMIQGILGLASGKTFDRVSVGFPGVVRNGITETAANLHSDWLGFDLATVLIDKLQVPVRVINDADMQGLGAIAGAGVEMVITLGTGVGSAMFLNGRLVPNLELGHHEFRKGQTYEEQLGRAAFDDDGKKKWNERLEKAIAQWQRVFNYDYLYLGGGNAKEINFTLPPRAKAVPNIAGLLGGIALWRD; encoded by the coding sequence ATGACAGCGACAACGAAACCCCTCTATACCCTGGCAGTAGACATCGGCGGCAGCGGCATCAAAGTAATGGTGCTAGACGAAGCAGGAAACCCGATAACGGAGCGCGATCGCATTTCCACGCCCGACCCCGCAAAGCCAGAACCGATGATTCAAGGCATCCTCGGCCTGGCCAGTGGCAAAACCTTTGACCGAGTTTCTGTCGGCTTTCCAGGTGTGGTGCGAAACGGCATCACCGAAACGGCCGCCAACCTCCACTCCGACTGGCTTGGCTTTGACCTGGCAACGGTGCTGATCGACAAGCTGCAAGTGCCTGTGCGCGTGATCAACGATGCCGATATGCAGGGCTTGGGGGCGATCGCCGGAGCAGGTGTAGAAATGGTAATCACACTGGGCACAGGAGTCGGCTCAGCAATGTTCCTGAATGGGCGACTCGTGCCCAATCTGGAACTGGGACACCATGAGTTTCGCAAGGGGCAGACCTATGAAGAGCAACTGGGTCGCGCTGCGTTTGACGACGATGGCAAGAAAAAGTGGAACGAACGGCTAGAAAAGGCGATCGCCCAATGGCAGCGCGTGTTTAACTACGACTATCTCTACCTCGGCGGCGGCAACGCTAAGGAAATCAACTTCACGCTGCCGCCTCGCGCCAAGGCCGTGCCCAATATTGCAGGACTATTAGGCGGCATTGCCCTCTGGCGCGATTAG
- the lnt gene encoding apolipoprotein N-acyltransferase yields MPTLLKLFGNNRQPIAEDRSHRIRGLVALLGGLAMGCTVAPVNAWWLAWVALAPLWVMMRGGDRASTPDPSQFPLLGETVEWGDSRRDRFANRALLPILWGMGYHSLALSWIVDLHPLTWMGIPWLGSVAIALFAWVFITLWGAAIPFTWSLGFSLATRLFRPTLQSAYPPIRPLPRILTGTALWCATETLWSHSPLYWTSLALTQSPHNLPILHLGQLSGPTAVTAAIVAVNGLLAESFLAWRNRPQQVSAAPERDSQSDPYGNRPVPDFRARAGRYLALALALLAATHLGGWMLLRQPLADRPDQALTVGLVQGNVPTRIKLFEEGERLALKRYTQGYHTLADAGVDLVVMPEGAFPWVWVGTAQQARHPLYQAVLARGVPAIVGTVGWQERRMTQSLFALAPNGEIAGHYDKVKLVPLGEYIPFEEVLGRVVGRLSIIEDSMHPGHFEQRFDTPVGRAIAAICYESAFSYLFRQQAAAGGEYILTASNNDPYPPPHDAATPRPGRDAGRSRGDRWAVRVTNTGLSGIVNPHGETVWLSGYQTLETYAAPIYRRQTKTLYVRWGDWLLGLLLGLSAIREAIPMGIALIVPWLRRLQSFPKPPPS; encoded by the coding sequence ATGCCGACCCTTTTGAAGCTGTTTGGCAACAATCGCCAGCCGATCGCCGAGGATCGCTCCCACCGCATCCGGGGGCTGGTCGCCCTGCTCGGCGGTCTGGCGATGGGCTGCACGGTTGCACCTGTGAACGCCTGGTGGCTGGCCTGGGTAGCGCTGGCTCCGCTGTGGGTGATGATGAGGGGGGGCGATCGCGCTTCTACACCCGATCCTTCTCAGTTTCCCCTGCTAGGGGAGACGGTTGAATGGGGCGACTCCCGTAGAGATCGCTTCGCGAATCGCGCCTTGCTCCCAATTCTCTGGGGCATGGGCTACCACAGCCTTGCCCTCTCCTGGATTGTGGATTTGCACCCGCTGACCTGGATGGGGATTCCCTGGCTGGGCAGTGTGGCGATCGCCCTTTTCGCCTGGGTGTTCATTACCCTCTGGGGCGCAGCCATTCCCTTCACCTGGAGTCTGGGGTTTTCCCTGGCCACTCGCTTGTTTCGCCCGACCCTCCAATCCGCCTACCCGCCCATCCGCCCGCTCCCTCGGATTCTGACCGGAACGGCCCTCTGGTGCGCCACCGAAACCCTCTGGAGCCATAGCCCGCTCTACTGGACTTCCCTGGCGCTGACCCAAAGCCCACACAACCTGCCAATTTTGCATCTGGGGCAACTGTCTGGCCCGACGGCGGTGACGGCGGCGATCGTGGCGGTGAACGGGCTGCTGGCAGAAAGCTTTCTGGCGTGGCGCAATCGTCCGCAGCAGGTGTCGGCAGCACCGGAGCGCGATTCGCAAAGCGATCCCTACGGGAATCGGCCTGTCCCAGATTTCCGAGCAAGGGCAGGTCGATATCTGGCGCTGGCGCTGGCGCTGCTGGCGGCGACGCATCTGGGCGGCTGGATGCTGCTGCGACAACCGCTGGCAGATCGGCCCGACCAAGCGCTGACGGTGGGGCTAGTGCAGGGCAACGTGCCGACGCGGATCAAGCTATTTGAAGAGGGCGAGCGGCTGGCGCTAAAACGCTACACGCAGGGCTACCACACCCTGGCGGATGCAGGCGTAGATCTGGTGGTGATGCCGGAGGGGGCGTTTCCCTGGGTGTGGGTGGGCACGGCGCAGCAGGCGCGGCATCCCCTCTATCAGGCGGTGCTGGCGCGGGGCGTTCCGGCGATTGTCGGCACGGTGGGCTGGCAGGAACGCCGCATGACTCAAAGCCTGTTTGCACTCGCTCCCAATGGCGAGATTGCCGGACACTACGACAAAGTGAAGCTAGTGCCCCTGGGCGAATACATTCCCTTTGAGGAGGTGCTGGGGCGCGTGGTGGGGCGGCTGTCGATCATCGAGGATTCGATGCATCCAGGGCACTTCGAGCAGCGGTTTGATACACCAGTGGGACGGGCGATCGCCGCCATTTGCTATGAATCTGCCTTTAGCTATCTGTTTCGGCAGCAGGCGGCGGCAGGCGGCGAATATATCCTGACTGCCTCCAACAACGATCCCTACCCCCCGCCGCATGATGCTGCAACACCACGCCCAGGACGTGATGCGGGGCGATCGAGGGGCGATCGCTGGGCAGTGCGTGTCACCAACACGGGCCTGTCGGGCATCGTGAACCCGCACGGAGAAACGGTCTGGCTATCGGGCTATCAAACGCTAGAAACCTACGCTGCCCCCATCTATCGCCGCCAGACCAAAACACTCTATGTCCGCTGGGGTGACTGGCTGCTGGGGCTGCTGCTGGGGCTGAGTGCAATTCGCGAAGCGATCCCTATGGGAATCGCCCTTATTGTTCCCTGGCTTCGTAGGTTACAAAGTTTCCCAAAACCCCCACCGTCTTGA
- a CDS encoding DUF4359 domain-containing protein produces MKRGSIGIWIGLAIAAVGIGMAATNPGEAAYDEYATARLSEYLNREVCPDAPDVLGIDLEDVCADLVADNQDDLREMISDNTQRSNYGVLSLYQTNLSAHRLLPAEIRSFLPPQLLPAYRFKTVGVLGNFVTYEAREQ; encoded by the coding sequence ATGAAACGCGGATCGATTGGAATTTGGATTGGGCTGGCGATCGCCGCTGTGGGCATTGGCATGGCAGCGACGAATCCGGGGGAAGCGGCCTACGATGAGTACGCCACGGCTCGTCTATCCGAGTATTTGAATCGGGAAGTATGTCCCGATGCGCCCGATGTGCTGGGCATCGACCTGGAAGATGTCTGCGCTGACTTGGTTGCAGACAATCAGGACGACCTGCGGGAGATGATTTCTGACAATACGCAGCGCTCTAACTACGGCGTGCTGAGCCTGTATCAAACGAACCTATCTGCCCATCGGCTGCTGCCTGCGGAGATTCGCTCTTTTTTGCCGCCACAACTGCTGCCTGCATATCGGTTCAAGACGGTGGGGGTTTTGGGAAACTTTGTAACCTACGAAGCCAGGGAACAATAA
- a CDS encoding ABC transporter ATP-binding protein → MAISRFQKLRQYLRPHWRLAAGGILALLLVNGIGVYIPLLLRSGIDELQQTFSFGRVTFYAGWIFALASVMWGMRILSRVWLFGVGRLVEFDLKQRIFSHLLTMEPAYFAENTVGDLISRATSDVDNIRRLLGFAVLSLANTIFAYVLTLPVMLSIDVRLTVVAIAIYPLMFFLVHLFSDRLRNQQLEVQQRTSDLSDLIQEDISGIALIKIYAQEENERQAFAERNQSLLKANLALARTRTTLFPLLGGLASISLLVLLALGAGEIASGRISIGDFLAMLLYVERLVFPTALLGFTITAYQRGEVSIDRVEYILAEQPKIDDAPDAIHLPRSEVQGWLCADHLSFTYPGATQPALDGVSFKIRPGETVAIVGPIGSGKSTLANALPRLLDIAPGQVYLDGYDITQIRLRDLRGAIAYVPQESFLFSTTIKNNIRYGNPKAEQDEVETSAKQSQIHPEILNFPQQYKTIVGERGITLSGGQRQRTALARALLIDAPVLILDDALSSVDNQTATEILTNLREGTQRKTVLFITHQLSAAALSDRILVMDSGRIVQSGHHAELLSQPGLYQTLWEQQKLEEILQ, encoded by the coding sequence ATGGCCATCTCTCGTTTCCAAAAACTGCGCCAATACCTCCGCCCCCACTGGCGACTGGCCGCAGGCGGTATTCTGGCGCTGCTCCTAGTGAATGGCATCGGGGTCTATATTCCGCTGCTGCTGCGGTCGGGCATTGACGAGCTTCAGCAGACCTTCAGCTTTGGCCGGGTGACGTTCTACGCGGGATGGATTTTTGCCCTGGCATCGGTGATGTGGGGAATGCGGATTTTGTCGCGGGTCTGGCTGTTTGGCGTGGGGCGGCTGGTGGAGTTTGACCTGAAGCAGCGGATTTTTAGCCACCTGCTGACGATGGAGCCGGCTTATTTTGCTGAGAATACAGTCGGCGACCTGATCAGCCGGGCCACCAGCGATGTGGACAACATTCGGCGGCTGCTGGGGTTTGCGGTGCTGAGTTTGGCAAATACAATCTTTGCCTATGTGCTGACGCTACCCGTGATGCTGAGCATTGACGTACGGCTGACGGTGGTGGCGATCGCCATTTACCCGCTGATGTTTTTCCTGGTGCATCTGTTTAGCGATCGCCTGCGAAACCAGCAGCTAGAAGTGCAGCAGCGCACCTCTGACCTCAGCGACCTGATTCAAGAAGACATCAGCGGCATTGCGCTGATCAAAATCTATGCCCAAGAAGAAAACGAGCGACAGGCTTTTGCCGAGCGCAACCAAAGCTTGCTGAAGGCAAACCTGGCGCTGGCCCGCACCCGCACGACGCTGTTTCCCCTGCTGGGCGGCTTGGCGAGTATTAGCCTCTTGGTGCTGCTGGCGCTGGGGGCGGGCGAAATCGCCAGCGGGCGCATCAGCATTGGCGATTTTCTGGCGATGCTGTTATACGTCGAGCGGCTGGTGTTTCCCACGGCGCTGCTGGGGTTCACGATTACGGCCTATCAGCGCGGCGAGGTCAGCATCGACCGGGTGGAATACATTCTGGCGGAGCAGCCCAAAATCGACGATGCGCCCGACGCGATTCATCTGCCCCGGTCGGAGGTGCAGGGTTGGCTGTGTGCCGACCACCTCAGCTTTACCTATCCGGGCGCGACCCAGCCTGCGCTGGATGGGGTGAGCTTCAAGATTCGACCGGGCGAAACAGTGGCAATTGTTGGCCCGATTGGTTCTGGAAAATCCACGCTGGCCAATGCATTGCCACGCCTGTTGGACATTGCGCCAGGACAGGTGTATCTCGATGGCTACGACATTACGCAAATTCGGCTGCGCGACCTGCGGGGGGCGATCGCCTACGTGCCCCAGGAGAGCTTCCTGTTCAGCACGACGATTAAAAACAACATCCGCTACGGCAATCCCAAGGCCGAGCAAGACGAGGTGGAAACCTCCGCCAAGCAGTCGCAGATTCATCCTGAAATTCTCAACTTTCCGCAGCAGTATAAAACCATCGTCGGCGAACGCGGCATCACGCTCTCTGGCGGACAGCGGCAGCGCACGGCCTTGGCCCGCGCCCTGCTGATCGACGCGCCTGTGCTGATTTTGGACGATGCGCTGTCCAGCGTGGACAACCAGACCGCGACGGAAATCCTCACCAACCTGCGAGAAGGAACTCAGCGCAAGACAGTGTTGTTCATCACGCACCAGCTCTCGGCCGCGGCCCTGAGCGATCGCATTCTGGTCATGGACAGCGGGCGCATTGTGCAATCAGGACACCATGCCGAACTCCTATCGCAGCCAGGTCTATATCAGACGCTCTGGGAACAGCAAAAGTTAGAAGAAATTCTCCAATGA
- a CDS encoding transposase, whose translation MIASFPKLVKSILMQLCPHDYPVLNSRLFFEIWLTFVLDKGLTSMRDLFYRLNRTGVEVDISTFSKACKTRTDGHFCRIYAQLIEQVKRKQPTAAQILFPIDSTIVTLTSKLFWLQGYHQVKLLNGINLEQGYSSECLIHFGQGHDAKFADSISTMIPENGIGIMDRGFASWEFLDQMSLTQTKFVVRIKNNMKTELDHDRYRVVWFCDLESRSEFRLATNVNEMSDEEISDTYRHRWQIEVLWKFLKMHLKLDRLITKNVNGVSIQIYMVLITYLILLLIEIPAFYGSELLDKFRYLQLELSRRCSMVHWSYDLLPETLV comes from the coding sequence ATGATAGCCTCATTTCCGAAGCTTGTCAAATCGATCTTGATGCAGCTTTGTCCGCATGACTATCCCGTTTTGAACTCGCGCTTGTTCTTTGAAATCTGGTTGACCTTTGTGTTGGACAAGGGCTTAACCAGCATGAGAGACTTATTTTACCGCCTAAATCGTACAGGTGTTGAGGTCGATATATCCACCTTTTCTAAAGCTTGCAAAACTCGAACGGATGGGCACTTTTGTCGAATCTATGCACAGTTGATTGAGCAAGTAAAGCGCAAACAGCCGACCGCGGCTCAGATACTTTTTCCGATTGATTCAACCATCGTTACACTTACCAGCAAGCTATTTTGGCTGCAAGGATATCACCAAGTTAAATTACTGAATGGAATCAACTTAGAGCAAGGATATTCGAGTGAATGCTTGATTCATTTTGGGCAAGGACATGATGCAAAGTTTGCCGATTCGATTAGCACGATGATTCCCGAAAACGGCATCGGCATCATGGATAGAGGCTTCGCAAGCTGGGAATTTCTCGACCAAATGAGTCTCACTCAAACAAAGTTTGTGGTGCGAATCAAGAACAATATGAAGACTGAACTTGACCACGACCGTTACCGCGTGGTTTGGTTCTGTGATTTGGAGAGTCGGAGCGAGTTTCGTCTGGCAACTAATGTCAATGAGATGAGCGACGAAGAAATCAGTGATACCTATCGGCATCGTTGGCAAATTGAGGTGTTATGGAAGTTTCTCAAGATGCACTTAAAGCTCGATCGTCTCATCACCAAGAATGTGAATGGGGTGAGTATTCAGATTTATATGGTGCTCATCACGTATTTAATCTTATTGTTAATCGAAATTCCAGCATTCTATGGCAGTGAATTGCTCGACAAGTTTCGGTATTTACAACTGGAACTGAGCCGTCGCTGCTCAATGGTTCATTGGAGCTACGATCTGCTGCCCGAAACACTCGTATGA
- a CDS encoding cryptochrome/photolyase family protein, with amino-acid sequence MTIGVWVLGDQLWQEQAALQSCADEAASTPVILIESLNWVRLRPYHKQKLVLVWSAMRHFAAELREAGWPVTYETAEDFEPPLIQWIKANGITELRVMMPGDRPFRDLIQSLDLPCKLNLLPNNHFLWQDGDFAQWAKGKKSLLLEYFYREGRQRFGVLMEGKQPVGGAWNFDKDNRKPPKGKLNPPAPLEFEPDDITREVMQQVRDLDIPTYGKLEPFRWGVGRSHALQVLDYFIATRLPTFGPYQDAMVTGEDTMWHALLSPYLNLGLLRPLEVIHAAERAYHEQSLSLSSVEGFIRQVLGWREYMYGLYHYVEADYAQRNWFQHTQPLPAFFWDSAQTEMNCLRQTLSQIERTGYAHHIQRLMILANFSLIAGFSPQEVENWFHAAFIDAYDWVMQTNVIGMGLFADGGILASKPYAASANYVNKMSDYCKGCRYDPKQRTGKNACPFNFFYWDFLDRHRAQLKSQGRINLILANLDKMLPEELQAIRQHAKDWHEQHSYLV; translated from the coding sequence ATGACTATCGGCGTTTGGGTGTTGGGCGATCAGCTTTGGCAGGAACAGGCGGCGCTGCAAAGCTGTGCGGATGAGGCAGCCAGCACGCCTGTCATTTTGATCGAATCGCTCAACTGGGTGCGGTTGCGCCCGTACCATAAGCAAAAGCTGGTGCTGGTGTGGTCTGCCATGCGCCACTTTGCGGCAGAACTGCGCGAGGCAGGCTGGCCTGTCACCTACGAAACCGCTGAGGATTTTGAGCCGCCGCTGATCCAGTGGATTAAGGCGAACGGGATTACGGAACTGCGGGTAATGATGCCGGGCGATCGCCCTTTCCGGGATCTCATCCAGTCCCTCGATCTGCCCTGCAAGCTGAACCTATTGCCCAATAACCATTTCCTCTGGCAAGATGGCGACTTTGCCCAATGGGCGAAGGGTAAGAAGAGTCTGCTGCTGGAATATTTCTATCGTGAAGGGCGGCAGCGCTTTGGCGTGCTGATGGAGGGCAAGCAGCCCGTTGGCGGCGCGTGGAATTTTGACAAGGACAATCGCAAGCCGCCCAAGGGCAAGCTGAACCCGCCCGCGCCGCTGGAGTTTGAGCCGGACGACATCACCCGCGAGGTGATGCAGCAGGTGCGAGATCTCGACATTCCCACTTACGGCAAGCTGGAGCCGTTTCGCTGGGGCGTGGGGCGATCGCACGCGCTGCAAGTCCTGGATTACTTCATTGCCACGCGCCTGCCCACCTTCGGCCCCTACCAGGATGCAATGGTGACGGGCGAAGACACCATGTGGCACGCGCTGCTGTCGCCCTACCTGAACCTGGGGCTGCTGCGTCCGCTGGAGGTAATCCACGCCGCCGAACGCGCCTACCACGAGCAATCCCTCAGCCTCAGCAGCGTGGAAGGCTTTATCCGCCAAGTGCTGGGCTGGCGCGAGTATATGTACGGGCTGTATCACTACGTCGAGGCAGACTACGCCCAGCGCAACTGGTTTCAGCACACTCAGCCGCTGCCCGCCTTCTTTTGGGACTCGGCGCAGACGGAGATGAACTGCCTCCGCCAAACCCTCAGCCAGATCGAGCGCACGGGCTACGCCCACCACATCCAGCGGCTGATGATTTTGGCAAACTTTTCGCTGATTGCCGGGTTCTCGCCGCAGGAAGTCGAGAACTGGTTCCACGCCGCCTTTATCGATGCCTACGACTGGGTGATGCAGACGAACGTGATTGGCATGGGCCTGTTCGCCGATGGCGGCATCCTCGCCTCCAAGCCCTACGCCGCCTCTGCCAACTACGTCAACAAGATGAGCGACTATTGCAAGGGCTGTCGCTATGACCCCAAACAACGCACCGGAAAAAACGCCTGCCCGTTCAACTTTTTCTATTGGGACTTCCTCGATCGCCACCGCGCCCAGCTAAAATCCCAGGGCCGCATCAACCTCATCCTCGCCAACCTGGACAAGATGCTTCCCGAAGAACTCCAAGCCATCCGCCAACACGCCAAAGACTGGCACGAGCAGCATTCTTATCTAGTTTAA
- a CDS encoding DUF3082 domain-containing protein codes for MADETPPTPLRCWTGAAISGAIATALYYLTLSIHSTFSSKPLPTGNSLAVSIGSAVRTLVLGMSCLALVTFGIATVGLAALGIQLLLQPKQSDA; via the coding sequence GTGGCAGATGAGACCCCGCCGACCCCCCTGCGCTGCTGGACGGGGGCTGCCATTTCAGGGGCGATCGCCACTGCTCTCTACTACCTCACCCTGTCGATCCACAGCACCTTTTCCAGCAAGCCGCTGCCCACGGGCAATTCGCTGGCGGTGAGCATCGGCTCGGCGGTGCGGACGCTGGTGCTGGGCATGAGCTGCCTGGCGCTGGTGACGTTTGGCATTGCCACGGTGGGGCTGGCGGCGCTGGGGATTCAGCTATTGTTGCAACCGAAGCAGTCGGATGCATAA